From a region of the Polynucleobacter corsicus genome:
- a CDS encoding arginine/lysine/ornithine decarboxylase — MKFRFPIIIIDEDFRSENISGSGIRDLAEAIENEGMEVIGLTSYGDLTSFAQQASRASSFIVSIDDEEFVSDSEDHDLPALNNLRAFITEVRKRNEDIPIFLYGETRTSRHMPNDILRELHGFIHMNEDTPEFVARHIIREAKVYLDSLAPPFFRALTNYASEGSYSWHCPGHSGGVAFLKSPVGRMFHQFFGENMLRADVCNAVEELGQLLDHTGPVLQSERNAARIFNADHLFFVTNGTSTSNKIVWHSTVAPGDVVLVDRNCHKSVIHSITMMGAIPIFLMPTRNHLGIIGPIPKEEFEWKNIKKKIDANPFIKDKNVVPRVMTLTQSTYDGIVYNVEMIKDMLDGKVDSLHFDEAWLPHAAFHPFYKDMHAIGNDRKRTKKSLMFATQSTHKLLAGLSQASQVLVQDAEDTKLDRDCFNEAYLMHTSTSPQYAIIASCDVSAAMMESPGGTTLVEESIAEAMDFRRAMREVDDKFGADWWFKVWGPDHLAEEGIGERSDWILEPNASWHDFGDVAKDFNMLDPIKATVVTPGLDVEGNFGSMGIPASIVTKYLAEHGVIVEKCGLYSFFIMFTIGITKGRWNTLVTELQQFKDHFDKNAPLWKVLPEFVAKHPRYERVGLKDICQQIHEFYKGRNVARMTTEMYTSDMVPAMMPSEAWAKMAHKKVDRVPLDQLEDRITAMLVTPYPPGIPLLIPGERFNRRIIDYLYFARDFNAQFPGFETDIHGLVKGDVNGSSEYYVDCVRQEPDITL, encoded by the coding sequence ATGAAATTTCGTTTTCCAATCATCATTATTGATGAGGACTTTCGCTCTGAAAATATTTCAGGTTCGGGTATTCGCGACTTAGCGGAAGCGATTGAAAACGAGGGCATGGAGGTGATTGGCTTAACTAGCTATGGTGACCTGACATCCTTTGCCCAGCAGGCCTCCCGCGCCTCTAGCTTTATTGTGTCGATTGATGATGAGGAGTTCGTCTCTGATTCTGAAGACCATGACTTACCTGCATTAAATAATTTGCGCGCTTTTATTACTGAAGTTCGTAAACGCAATGAAGATATCCCTATCTTTTTGTATGGTGAGACCCGTACGTCACGCCATATGCCGAACGACATTTTGCGCGAGTTGCATGGCTTTATTCATATGAATGAAGATACGCCTGAGTTTGTGGCGCGCCACATTATTCGTGAAGCCAAGGTCTATCTGGATTCATTAGCGCCCCCATTCTTCCGTGCCTTAACCAATTACGCCTCTGAAGGTTCTTACTCTTGGCATTGCCCTGGGCACTCTGGTGGCGTGGCTTTCTTGAAGAGCCCGGTAGGGCGCATGTTCCATCAATTCTTTGGTGAGAATATGCTGCGCGCTGACGTCTGCAACGCAGTAGAAGAATTAGGTCAGTTGTTAGATCACACCGGACCCGTATTGCAAAGCGAGCGCAATGCTGCGCGTATCTTTAACGCGGACCATTTGTTCTTTGTAACCAATGGCACATCCACATCAAACAAAATTGTTTGGCACTCTACCGTTGCTCCTGGTGATGTGGTGCTGGTAGACCGCAACTGCCACAAGTCTGTGATTCACTCAATCACAATGATGGGCGCAATTCCGATCTTCTTGATGCCAACGCGTAATCACCTCGGCATTATTGGCCCGATTCCTAAAGAGGAGTTTGAGTGGAAAAACATCAAGAAGAAAATTGATGCCAACCCTTTCATTAAGGATAAGAACGTCGTGCCACGTGTCATGACGCTCACGCAAAGCACTTATGACGGCATCGTCTACAACGTCGAGATGATTAAAGACATGCTCGATGGTAAAGTCGATTCATTGCATTTCGATGAAGCTTGGTTGCCGCATGCTGCATTCCATCCTTTCTACAAAGACATGCATGCTATCGGTAACGATCGCAAGCGTACTAAGAAGAGTTTGATGTTTGCCACCCAGTCGACCCATAAGTTGCTGGCCGGTCTCTCACAAGCTTCACAGGTATTGGTACAGGACGCAGAAGATACGAAGCTTGATCGCGACTGCTTCAATGAAGCTTATTTGATGCATACCTCTACTAGCCCCCAGTACGCCATCATTGCCTCTTGCGATGTGTCTGCTGCCATGATGGAGTCTCCTGGCGGAACTACGCTCGTTGAAGAATCTATCGCTGAGGCAATGGACTTCCGTCGCGCCATGCGTGAAGTAGATGATAAGTTTGGTGCAGACTGGTGGTTCAAGGTTTGGGGCCCAGATCATTTGGCCGAAGAAGGTATTGGTGAGCGTTCAGATTGGATTCTGGAGCCCAATGCTAGCTGGCATGATTTTGGTGATGTTGCCAAAGATTTCAATATGCTTGACCCTATCAAGGCAACCGTAGTGACGCCTGGTTTAGATGTCGAAGGTAACTTTGGCTCTATGGGTATCCCGGCAAGTATTGTGACTAAGTACTTAGCTGAGCACGGCGTGATCGTAGAGAAGTGCGGTTTGTACTCTTTCTTCATCATGTTCACCATCGGTATCACCAAGGGTCGTTGGAATACTTTGGTAACTGAGTTGCAGCAATTTAAAGATCACTTTGATAAGAACGCCCCCTTGTGGAAAGTATTGCCAGAGTTTGTTGCTAAACACCCCCGCTATGAGCGCGTTGGCCTAAAAGATATTTGCCAGCAGATCCATGAGTTCTACAAAGGTCGTAATGTAGCCCGCATGACTACAGAGATGTACACATCCGATATGGTGCCTGCGATGATGCCTTCAGAAGCCTGGGCGAAGATGGCGCACAAAAAAGTGGATCGCGTTCCTTTAGATCAACTCGAAGATCGCATTACTGCCATGTTGGTAACGCCATATCCTCCAGGTATCCCACTCTTGATTCCGGGTGAGCGCTTCAATAGACGCATCATTGATTATCTCTACTTTGCCCGTGATTTCAATGCCCAATTCCCAGGCTTTGAGACTGATATTCATGGATTGGTAAAGGGTGACGTCAATGGCAGTAGTGAGTACTACGTTGATTGCGTAAGACAAGAGCCAGATATCACTCTGTAA
- a CDS encoding TRAP transporter large permease — protein sequence MIPLEWMPPLMFGGLIVFMLIGFPVAFSLMAAGLFFAGIAIAENFFGMPFLQAIPQRIFGSVLANDLLLAIPFFTFMGAILERCGLAEEMLDSMGQLFGRIRGGLGYSVIIVGFILGAITGTVAAQVIAMAMISLPVMMRYGYNMRYATGVLAASGTITQLVPPSLVLIVLADQLKTQSGSADVGSMYLGAWGPSLLQIGLFALYTFFLSRFRPDYLPAAPANEFTLKGWALWKKCLLGIIPSAVLIFLVLGTIMTGIATPTESGAMGAMGALLLAWMRRASILNLKGLMQQAYQTTMRITAMVVFILIGSTCFSVVFQGVDGGHWVEALFSDLPGGWIGFLVAVNLFVFFLAFFLDFFEIAFIVVPLLAPVAVKLLAPVLLASMNGNPQAAASAALVWFGVMLCVNMQTSFMHPPFGFALFYLRGVAPKEVKSSDIYWGALPWVVLQLIMVVVVAAFPALVTTLLDKPATVVQSQDFNFTESEEVKPNSLPSKVDEDAPVIFQLDKPIK from the coding sequence ATGATTCCATTGGAATGGATGCCACCGCTGATGTTTGGCGGGCTCATAGTGTTTATGTTGATCGGCTTTCCGGTGGCTTTTTCTTTGATGGCTGCGGGATTATTTTTTGCTGGGATTGCGATTGCTGAGAATTTCTTTGGCATGCCGTTTTTGCAAGCTATCCCCCAGCGTATCTTTGGCAGTGTTCTTGCTAATGACCTACTTCTAGCAATCCCCTTCTTCACCTTCATGGGTGCTATCTTGGAGCGCTGCGGTCTTGCAGAAGAAATGCTGGACTCCATGGGTCAGCTCTTTGGACGCATTCGGGGTGGGCTTGGCTACTCAGTGATTATTGTGGGATTTATTCTGGGGGCAATTACTGGCACTGTAGCCGCCCAGGTTATCGCTATGGCGATGATTTCCCTACCGGTAATGATGCGTTATGGCTACAACATGCGCTACGCTACAGGCGTTTTAGCGGCTTCTGGGACGATTACCCAACTAGTGCCACCCTCCTTAGTCCTAATTGTGTTGGCTGACCAGTTAAAAACTCAAAGTGGTAGCGCCGATGTGGGCAGTATGTATCTGGGCGCCTGGGGTCCTTCGCTACTGCAAATTGGTCTTTTTGCGCTCTACACCTTTTTCCTTTCTCGCTTCAGACCTGATTACCTTCCAGCCGCCCCAGCAAATGAGTTCACTCTCAAAGGCTGGGCGCTCTGGAAAAAATGCCTATTAGGAATTATTCCCTCGGCGGTGCTAATTTTCTTGGTATTGGGAACCATCATGACTGGCATCGCAACCCCAACCGAGTCTGGTGCTATGGGAGCGATGGGCGCACTGCTTTTAGCTTGGATGCGCAGGGCCAGCATTCTCAATCTCAAGGGCTTGATGCAGCAAGCCTATCAAACCACCATGCGGATTACTGCCATGGTGGTATTTATCTTGATTGGTTCAACTTGCTTCTCAGTTGTCTTCCAGGGTGTTGATGGCGGCCACTGGGTAGAGGCATTATTTTCAGATCTGCCAGGAGGTTGGATTGGATTCTTGGTTGCTGTAAATCTGTTTGTTTTCTTCTTGGCATTCTTCTTAGACTTCTTTGAAATTGCTTTCATCGTTGTACCGCTACTTGCACCAGTCGCAGTCAAACTACTTGCACCAGTATTACTAGCCTCCATGAATGGCAACCCCCAAGCAGCAGCCAGTGCCGCATTGGTGTGGTTTGGTGTCATGCTGTGCGTGAATATGCAAACTTCATTCATGCATCCCCCATTTGGGTTTGCACTGTTCTATCTGCGTGGCGTTGCACCTAAGGAAGTCAAAAGTAGCGATATCTACTGGGGTGCATTACCCTGGGTTGTTCTGCAACTCATCATGGTTGTTGTAGTGGCGGCATTCCCAGCATTGGTCACTACCTTACTGGATAAGCCTGCAACAGTTGTGCAGAGTCAGGATTTTAATTTCACGGAAAGTGAAGAAGTTAAGCCAAACTCATTGCCAAGCAAGGTGGATGAAGATGCGCCGGTGATCTTTCAGTTAGATAAGCCAATCAAATAG
- the argH gene encoding argininosuccinate lyase, with the protein MSSSKNSLSNKAQAWSARFNEPVDELVQRYTASIGFDQRFALVDIAGSLAHAEMLATQKIIGAQDLADIQKGMAQIKGEIEAGEFNWQLALEDVHLNIEARLTELVGDAGKRLHTGRSRNDQVATDLRLWLRGSVDEIAATLKTLRIALLNLAETHAATIMPGHTHLQVAQPITFGHHLMAYYEMFSRDASRLADLRTRFNRLPLGAAALAGTTYPIDREQVAKILGFDGICNNSLDAVSDRDFAIEFCAFASILMMHVSRLSEELVLWLSPRFGFIDLPDRFCTGSSIMPQKKNPDVPELARGKTGRVYGDLISLLTLMKSQPLAYNKDNQEDKEPLFDAVDTVQDTLRIFADMVPHIQVKADVMKAAAEEGFATATDLADYLVKKGLAFRDAHEAVAHAVKACVGRNCMLTDLSLPELRFACGLDNRPELMGDDVFALLTVDGSVNSRQHAGGTAPAQVLAAIKRGHADL; encoded by the coding sequence ATGAGCTCATCAAAAAATTCCCTTTCCAACAAAGCCCAAGCCTGGTCGGCCCGGTTTAACGAACCTGTTGACGAACTAGTTCAACGTTATACCGCCTCCATTGGATTTGATCAACGATTTGCCTTAGTGGATATTGCTGGATCTTTAGCTCACGCTGAAATGCTAGCCACTCAGAAGATTATTGGCGCCCAAGATTTGGCGGATATTCAAAAGGGTATGGCCCAGATCAAAGGCGAAATCGAAGCCGGTGAATTTAACTGGCAACTCGCGTTGGAAGATGTACATCTGAATATCGAGGCTCGCCTGACTGAGTTAGTTGGCGATGCTGGAAAGCGTCTACATACCGGTCGTTCGCGTAATGACCAGGTGGCTACTGATTTGCGCCTGTGGTTGCGTGGCAGCGTTGATGAAATCGCAGCCACTCTCAAAACCCTGCGTATTGCCTTGCTTAATCTTGCTGAGACTCATGCTGCGACGATCATGCCTGGCCATACGCATTTACAAGTAGCTCAGCCCATTACTTTTGGTCATCACTTAATGGCCTATTACGAAATGTTTAGTCGTGATGCGAGCCGCTTGGCTGATCTGCGCACCCGCTTTAATCGCTTACCGCTCGGTGCAGCTGCTTTAGCCGGAACAACTTATCCCATCGATCGCGAGCAGGTTGCCAAGATTTTAGGTTTTGATGGCATCTGCAATAACTCGCTTGATGCGGTATCTGATCGTGACTTTGCGATTGAGTTCTGCGCCTTTGCATCTATCTTGATGATGCACGTGTCCCGCTTATCTGAAGAGCTGGTACTGTGGCTGAGTCCACGCTTTGGCTTTATTGATTTGCCAGATCGCTTCTGCACCGGTAGCTCGATCATGCCGCAGAAAAAGAATCCGGATGTACCGGAATTAGCGCGTGGCAAAACTGGTCGCGTCTACGGTGATTTAATTTCTTTATTAACTTTAATGAAGAGCCAGCCATTGGCCTACAACAAGGATAACCAAGAAGATAAAGAGCCTTTGTTTGATGCGGTGGATACCGTACAAGATACCTTGCGCATCTTTGCTGATATGGTTCCCCATATTCAGGTGAAAGCCGATGTGATGAAGGCTGCTGCCGAAGAAGGCTTTGCAACCGCCACTGACTTAGCTGATTACCTAGTTAAAAAAGGTTTGGCTTTCCGCGATGCCCATGAAGCAGTAGCGCATGCAGTGAAAGCCTGTGTCGGCCGCAACTGCATGCTCACTGATTTATCACTCCCTGAATTGCGTTTTGCTTGTGGCTTAGACAATCGTCCTGAGCTCATGGGTGATGATGTCTTTGCTTTACTGACCGTGGATGGCTCCGTGAATTCTCGTCAGCATGCTGGCGGTACCGCCCCAGCCCAAGTACTTGCTGCAATTAAACGGGGTCATGCAGATCTCTAA
- a CDS encoding uroporphyrinogen-III synthase: MSNKTIVITRPSGQARQLSEALHVSLRNSGFTPESIPKIISLPLLTIAPKGDDFLVKQITDALQTADLAIFVSPNAIECTMRLLECSWQELSNTPVPIGVMGGSSMAALKNHGIGLEGNPAKVILPQNNTQWDSEGLWAELQNLHWHWPTKKVIIFKGEGGRDWLADTLKNAGAQVEAFSVYARVPLDMNSSAWSEIHEMEFAKSLWLLTSSEAVRYLGQAKLPLDLATAICPHHNIAEAAEQIGFGEVLTCEPGDEALIAASQAWLAI, from the coding sequence ATGAGCAATAAGACCATTGTCATTACCCGCCCCAGTGGACAGGCTCGTCAGTTGTCTGAAGCACTCCATGTGAGTTTGCGTAATAGTGGCTTCACCCCTGAATCTATTCCCAAAATCATTTCTTTACCCTTGCTGACTATTGCCCCAAAGGGTGATGATTTTTTGGTGAAGCAAATTACGGATGCGCTTCAGACTGCAGACTTAGCCATCTTCGTTAGTCCGAATGCTATTGAATGTACGATGCGTTTATTGGAGTGCTCCTGGCAAGAGTTATCGAATACGCCTGTGCCAATAGGAGTTATGGGTGGTAGTAGCATGGCAGCTCTCAAAAATCATGGCATTGGTCTTGAGGGTAACCCCGCAAAAGTCATTCTTCCTCAGAATAATACGCAGTGGGACTCTGAGGGCTTGTGGGCTGAATTACAGAATCTGCACTGGCATTGGCCCACTAAAAAAGTCATCATCTTTAAAGGTGAGGGCGGGCGCGATTGGCTGGCCGACACTTTAAAAAATGCTGGCGCGCAAGTTGAAGCATTTTCAGTCTATGCCCGAGTTCCCTTAGATATGAACAGTTCGGCCTGGAGCGAAATTCATGAGATGGAGTTTGCTAAATCACTTTGGCTTCTAACCTCATCGGAGGCAGTGCGATATTTAGGTCAGGCAAAACTGCCACTTGATCTCGCTACAGCTATTTGTCCGCATCACAATATTGCCGAGGCGGCTGAGCAAATTGGTTTTGGTGAGGTCCTTACTTGTGAACCCGGAGATGAGGCTTTGATTGCCGCATCTCAAGCTTGGCTCGCTATTTAA
- a CDS encoding chorismate--pyruvate lyase family protein produces MVHRRRLRSAWNRVDSGELHQAPRQWQPWLSDTGSLTQKIERAIGQKLEVVVLRDCRQNLNSDESRYFHFKIKRCRIREVLLCANGVPLVMAHSIIPSASSSGSNHEVLRLGKKPLGAVLFAKTRMRSHKKPPREIARLDKQSALWKKCFQQYSGLPPVNWARRTLYQLKGRPLLVSEVFLPALLNYPTN; encoded by the coding sequence ATGGTTCACCGCCGTCGCCTCCGTTCTGCATGGAATCGAGTCGATTCCGGTGAATTGCATCAAGCGCCACGCCAGTGGCAGCCTTGGCTTAGCGATACCGGTTCTTTAACCCAAAAAATTGAACGTGCAATCGGGCAAAAACTAGAAGTAGTAGTTTTGCGTGATTGCCGCCAAAACCTCAATAGCGACGAGAGTCGCTATTTTCATTTCAAGATCAAGCGTTGTCGCATCAGAGAAGTGCTGCTTTGCGCTAATGGTGTTCCACTGGTAATGGCACATAGCATCATCCCCAGTGCCAGCTCGAGCGGCAGTAATCATGAGGTTCTGCGCTTAGGAAAGAAACCGTTAGGTGCAGTGCTGTTTGCCAAAACACGCATGCGCTCCCACAAGAAACCGCCCCGAGAGATTGCTCGCCTTGATAAACAAAGCGCTCTGTGGAAAAAATGTTTTCAGCAATATTCAGGCTTGCCACCAGTCAACTGGGCAAGAAGAACGCTATATCAACTAAAAGGACGTCCACTCTTAGTGAGTGAAGTTTTTCTACCAGCCCTTCTCAACTATCCTACTAATTAA
- the hemC gene encoding hydroxymethylbilane synthase, with protein MSQTPISSPTASNPGTPERLVIASRESRLAMWQAEHLRDCLKKLYPACDVQILGMTTRGDQILDKALSKVGGKGLFVKELETALEDGRADLAVHSLKDVPMVMPEGFDLSCVMVREDAHDAFVSNDYASLEDLPKGAVVGTSSLRRESVIRSRFPHLVIQPLRGNLDTRMGKLDRGEYQAIILAAAGLKRLGLGSRIRALLPIDPYTPAAGQGALGIETLIKHPRIKEWLAPLNDLPTLYAVTAERMVSRQLGGSCEVPLAAYATWDQDHMNIRSFVASVDGTASCLASAQGTVKSLDDAEALGLSVAQDLITQGAERLLPNGLPK; from the coding sequence ATGTCCCAAACCCCTATTTCTAGCCCTACAGCCTCCAACCCTGGCACTCCTGAGCGCCTAGTAATCGCCTCCCGTGAGAGCCGCCTCGCTATGTGGCAAGCTGAACACCTCCGGGATTGCCTTAAAAAGCTCTATCCGGCATGTGATGTACAGATCCTGGGTATGACTACTCGGGGAGATCAAATACTGGATAAAGCCCTCTCTAAAGTGGGTGGTAAGGGCTTATTTGTAAAAGAGCTCGAAACTGCCCTAGAAGATGGTCGGGCAGATTTGGCGGTGCATTCTCTGAAAGATGTCCCTATGGTCATGCCAGAGGGTTTTGATCTGTCATGTGTAATGGTGCGGGAAGATGCCCATGATGCATTTGTCTCTAATGACTATGCCAGCCTGGAGGATTTACCAAAAGGTGCGGTAGTGGGCACTTCTAGTTTGCGACGAGAGTCCGTTATCAGATCCAGATTTCCGCATTTGGTGATCCAGCCTTTGCGTGGCAATTTAGATACCCGTATGGGCAAGCTCGATCGCGGCGAGTACCAAGCAATTATTCTGGCCGCTGCAGGTCTCAAGCGCTTGGGTTTAGGAAGTCGTATTCGGGCTTTACTACCCATTGACCCCTATACGCCAGCTGCTGGACAAGGTGCTCTTGGTATCGAAACCCTGATCAAGCATCCCAGAATTAAAGAGTGGCTTGCGCCGCTCAATGATTTGCCAACCCTCTATGCAGTGACTGCTGAACGCATGGTGTCGCGTCAATTAGGCGGTTCCTGTGAAGTACCTTTGGCCGCATATGCTACCTGGGATCAAGATCATATGAATATCCGCTCCTTTGTTGCTAGCGTAGATGGCACTGCGAGTTGCCTAGCTAGCGCTCAAGGTACCGTAAAGAGTCTTGATGATGCAGAGGCTCTAGGTCTATCAGTAGCGCAAGATCTGATTACTCAAGGTGCTGAGCGTTTATTGCCTAATGGCCTGCCTAAATAA
- a CDS encoding type II toxin-antitoxin system Phd/YefM family antitoxin has product MRVIQFSDAVNQLDKVIDQVVSDRDMAIISCECCEAAVLMSEAVYNGMMDTLHLLRSSANAKHLNKSLAQYYKG; this is encoded by the coding sequence ATGCGAGTAATTCAATTTTCTGACGCCGTAAACCAGCTTGATAAGGTGATCGATCAAGTAGTGAGCGATCGTGATATGGCCATTATTTCTTGTGAGTGTTGTGAGGCTGCAGTTCTTATGTCGGAGGCTGTATACAACGGCATGATGGATACATTACATTTACTAAGATCATCGGCTAACGCAAAACACCTGAATAAGTCTTTAGCTCAATATTACAAAGGCTAG
- the dcd gene encoding dCTP deaminase, with the protein MTIKSDHWIRRMGEQGMISPFEPGQVRQDAAGHKIVSYGTSSYGYDIRCADEFKIFTNINSTIVDPKNFDEQSFVDFKGPVCIIPPNSFALARTVEYFKIPRSVLTVCVGKSTYARCGIIVNVTPFEPEWEGYVTLEFSNTTPLPAKIYAGEGCAQVLFFESDEVCGTSYKDRGGKYQGQVGVTLPKT; encoded by the coding sequence AGGCATGATCAGCCCATTTGAACCTGGGCAGGTCCGCCAAGATGCCGCCGGGCACAAAATTGTGAGCTATGGCACTTCAAGCTACGGCTATGACATTCGTTGTGCTGATGAGTTCAAGATTTTCACGAACATCAATAGCACTATCGTTGATCCCAAGAATTTCGATGAACAATCGTTTGTCGATTTCAAGGGTCCGGTTTGTATTATTCCTCCGAACTCATTTGCCTTGGCAAGAACTGTTGAGTACTTCAAGATTCCACGTAGCGTATTAACGGTTTGCGTTGGTAAGAGCACTTATGCACGTTGCGGAATTATCGTGAACGTTACTCCATTCGAGCCTGAGTGGGAAGGTTACGTCACACTCGAATTTTCTAATACGACCCCATTGCCTGCAAAGATTTATGCCGGCGAAGGATGCGCACAAGTTCTGTTCTTTGAAAGCGATGAAGTATGTGGCACATCGTACAAAGATCGTGGTGGTAAGTATCAAGGCCAAGTCGGCGTTACTCTGCCGAAGACTTAA
- a CDS encoding DEAD/DEAH box helicase → MTFSKETNPTGTEFQNFALAAPLLKNVAELGYTQATEVQAQVIPAALAGGDLLVSSQTGSGKTAAFLLPLINQLIEDNPNGSPVPGRAQPKVLVLCPTRELAQQVAADAVNLVRGLKGIRIATVMGGMPYGKQIQAIKGAMLVVATPGRLLDLTDSKAIRLDDVKQLVIDEADRMLDMGFADDLEAIDKRCASRTQTLMFSATFAPKIMSLANELTNNAKRIELAHAGEKHANIEQKLHWADSMSHKHKLLEHILADASLDQAVVFASTQIESEKIADTLRANGYEASALHGAMPQAVRMRRLESLRKGHTKILVATDVAARGIDVPRISHVINFGLPMKPEDYTHRIGRTGRAGRNGVAITLVEHRDRAKIRNIERFTQQDIVASVIAGLEPQAKPSFGGGGGGGGRPGGGRSGGGFGGGNRSGGGGGGRYGSGARSESRSGGGGGGNRSGNHFESRSSDSRPAGDSRPSGDSRPAGANRFADSRPARSGDSRPAGGNRSGDSRPSAGPRFGKPKTGGQRRSFSGN, encoded by the coding sequence ATGACTTTTTCTAAAGAAACCAATCCTACTGGAACAGAATTCCAGAATTTCGCCCTCGCGGCGCCACTCCTTAAAAACGTTGCTGAACTGGGTTATACCCAAGCTACTGAAGTGCAAGCTCAGGTTATTCCTGCTGCTCTTGCTGGTGGTGACCTATTGGTCAGCAGCCAAACTGGTAGCGGTAAAACCGCAGCCTTCTTATTGCCTTTGATTAATCAACTCATCGAAGACAATCCAAACGGTTCACCTGTACCAGGCCGCGCACAGCCTAAAGTACTAGTGCTCTGCCCTACTCGTGAATTAGCTCAACAAGTTGCCGCTGATGCAGTGAACTTAGTTCGCGGCTTGAAAGGCATTCGCATTGCAACCGTCATGGGTGGCATGCCTTACGGCAAGCAAATCCAAGCGATTAAAGGTGCAATGTTAGTTGTTGCAACTCCTGGTCGTTTACTCGATCTGACCGACAGCAAAGCAATTCGCTTAGATGACGTGAAGCAACTGGTTATTGACGAGGCTGATCGTATGCTCGACATGGGATTTGCCGATGACCTCGAGGCAATTGACAAGCGTTGCGCTAGTCGTACCCAAACTTTGATGTTCTCTGCAACTTTTGCGCCAAAGATTATGTCTTTAGCAAATGAGTTAACTAACAACGCTAAGCGTATTGAGCTTGCTCATGCTGGCGAGAAGCACGCAAACATTGAACAGAAGCTGCACTGGGCTGACAGCATGTCACACAAACATAAATTGCTCGAGCACATTTTGGCTGATGCCTCTTTGGATCAAGCAGTAGTGTTTGCAAGCACCCAAATTGAAAGTGAAAAAATTGCTGACACCCTACGTGCTAACGGCTACGAAGCTAGCGCCCTACACGGTGCTATGCCTCAAGCAGTACGTATGCGTCGTCTTGAGTCACTGCGTAAAGGTCACACCAAGATTTTGGTTGCGACTGACGTAGCAGCTCGCGGTATTGATGTGCCACGTATTAGCCACGTCATTAACTTTGGCTTGCCAATGAAGCCAGAAGACTACACGCACCGCATCGGTCGTACAGGTCGCGCTGGTCGCAATGGCGTTGCTATCACCTTGGTTGAACATCGTGATCGTGCCAAGATTCGTAATATTGAACGCTTTACACAGCAAGACATCGTTGCTTCAGTTATCGCTGGCCTCGAGCCACAAGCCAAGCCTAGCTTTGGTGGTGGCGGTGGCGGTGGCGGTCGCCCAGGCGGCGGTCGTTCTGGTGGTGGTTTCGGCGGTGGTAATCGCTCAGGCGGTGGTGGCGGTGGTCGTTATGGATCTGGCGCACGTTCAGAGTCTCGCTCTGGCGGCGGCGGTGGTGGTAATCGCTCAGGCAATCATTTCGAATCTCGCTCTAGCGATTCACGTCCTGCTGGTGACTCCCGTCCATCTGGTGATTCACGCCCTGCTGGTGCTAATCGTTTTGCTGATTCACGCCCTGCTCGTTCTGGGGACTCCCGTCCTGCAGGTGGTAATCGCTCTGGGGACTCACGTCCGTCCGCTGGTCCACGTTTTGGTAAACCCAAAACTGGCGGTCAACGCAGAAGCTTTAGCGGTAACTAA
- a CDS encoding TRAP transporter small permease subunit, whose translation MGFWGTLSTGIDRLNQFLGKAAGIMILLSCVVSAANAVLRYTLDMSNNWPLELQWYLFAAAVMLGAAYTLKRNEHVRVDLIYSQLSDRGRLYVDLFGLIVFLLPACLLFAWLSWTTLFYPSWLVSEHSLNAGGLSRYPIKFVVPFGFFLLSLQGLSEIIKRIGALQGKATLPAADLHYEKPMQ comes from the coding sequence ATGGGCTTTTGGGGAACGCTCTCAACCGGAATTGACCGCTTAAATCAATTCCTGGGCAAGGCAGCTGGCATCATGATCTTGCTGTCTTGCGTAGTGTCAGCCGCCAATGCTGTACTACGTTACACCTTAGACATGAGTAATAACTGGCCACTAGAATTACAGTGGTATTTATTCGCTGCTGCCGTCATGCTAGGAGCTGCATACACTCTCAAGCGTAATGAACATGTTCGAGTTGATTTAATTTACTCACAGCTTTCTGATCGCGGACGTCTTTATGTAGACCTCTTTGGATTGATTGTCTTTCTATTGCCCGCTTGCTTATTATTTGCCTGGCTATCTTGGACTACTTTGTTTTACCCGTCCTGGTTAGTTTCTGAACATTCGCTCAATGCAGGTGGTTTATCACGCTACCCCATTAAGTTTGTTGTGCCATTTGGTTTCTTCTTGCTGAGCCTTCAGGGGCTATCAGAAATCATTAAACGCATTGGCGCCCTCCAAGGTAAAGCAACATTACCCGCCGCTGATCTCCATTATGAAAAGCCCATGCAATGA